A genomic window from Salvia miltiorrhiza cultivar Shanhuang (shh) chromosome 5, IMPLAD_Smil_shh, whole genome shotgun sequence includes:
- the LOC131024920 gene encoding pentatricopeptide repeat-containing protein At4g02750-like, with the protein MSLLLRRNLLPSLLSSAQGFSHSMRFRHLHRTITDGQRQNTSQLFEPPANKPPARPSSSDFTHSDMVKCTIAIRHHMRKGQCDTALLLFNSMPRRSEVTYGTMISGYFSNGESNMAQQLFDEMPVKNLVSQCIMMKWNIKYNNLKAARLLFDELPVKDVVAWTTILTGYIQNGLMDEGKRIFDKMPDKDVFSWNTILSGYIQNGLLDEAMRVFDEMPVKNAVSWNTILSGYMQNGLLDKAKSVFDEMPVKNVVSWTTIIIGYARHGFGEEALQHFESMKQASIQPDELTMVGVLTACSHSGLIDKGKHYFYSMSQDHGIVPNICHYSCLIGLLGRAGRLDEAQNLMKSMPFEPNAVTWSTLLSACRVHGNTKLGEKAAEMLFDLEPWNCVPYVTLSNLYAASGRWEDVKKTRLKMKDQGISNRRGYSWVEVRNKIHKFSVGDFTHPDSESIRAFLEELYLRMKEEGYVSSTKSALHDVDEEEKQHTLKFHSERLAVAYGIMKIPSGRPVRIFKNLRVCEDCHMAIKHIAKIAGRLIILRDTNRFHYFEGGVCNCGDYW; encoded by the exons ATGTCGCTGCTGCTCCGACGCAATCTGCTTCCCTCTTTGCTCTCTTCAGCGCAG GGGTTTTCTCATTCCATGCGTTTCAGACATCTTCATAGAACAATAACTGATGGGCAGCGTCAAAATACTAGCCAACTCTTCGAACCACCCGCCAATAAGCCGCCGGCGAGGCCTAGCAGCAGCGATTTTACACACTCTGACATGGTGAAATGCACAATAGCTATCAGACACCACATGCGCAAGGGCCAATGCGACACCGCGTTGCTTTTATTCAACTCCATGCCTCGCAGAAGTGAGGTCACCTACGGCACTATGATATCTGGCTACTTTTCCAATGGCGAATCTAATATGGCTCAGCAGCTGTTCGATGAAATGCCTGTAAAAAATTTGGTCTCTCAATGTATAATGATGAAGTGGAATATTAAGTACAACAATCTCAAAGCTGCACGGCTGCTGTTCGATGAATTGCCTGTGAAGGATGTCGTCGCGTGGACCACAATTTTGACTGGGTACATACAGAATGGGTTAATGGACGAGGGCAAgagaatttttgataaaatgccTGACAAGGATGTTTTTTCGTGGAACACTATTTTGTCCGGGTATATTCAGAATGGGTTATTGGACGAGGCTATGAGAGTTTTTGATGAAATGCCTGTCAAGAATGCTGTTTCGTGGAACACAATTTTGTCCGGGTACATGCAGAATGGGTTATTGGACAAGGCCAAGAGTGTTTTTGATGAAATGCCTGTGAAGAATGTTGTATCTTGGACCACAATTATTATTGGTTATGCAAGACATGGCTTTGGCGAAGAAGCTCTCCAACATTTCGAATCAATGAAACAAGCGTCTATCCAACCTGACGAACTTACAATG GTTGGTGTTCTAACTGCTTGTAGTCACTCGGGCTTGATAGACAAGGGAAAACATTACTTCTATTCCATGAGCCAAGATCACGGCATAGTGCCAAATATATGTCACTATAGCTGCCTGATTGGTCTTCTAGGCCGAGCTGGGCGCCTCGACGAAGCTCAAAACCTAATGAAAAGCATGCCTTTTGAGCCTAATGCAGTAACATGGAGCACTCTACTTAGTGCTTGCAGGGTTCATGGAAATACAAAATTGGGAGAAAAGGCAGCAGAGATGTTGTTTGATTTGGAACCATGGAACTGTGTGCCGTATGTTACTCTTTCCAACTTATATGCTGCTTCGGGCAGATGGGAAGATGTTAAAAAGACGCGATTAAAAATGAAGGATCAGGGTATTAGCAACAGAAGAGGATACAGCTGGGTTGAGGTGCGAAACAAGATTCATAAGTTTTCTGTTGGAGACTTCACTCATCCTGATAGTGAAAGTATCCGCGCTTTCTTGGAAGAGTTGTATTTGAGGATGAAAGAGGAGGGATATGTCTCCTCCACAAAATCGGCTCTGCATGATgtggatgaagaagaaaagCAGCATACACTCAAGTTTCATAGCGAAAGGTTAGCTGTTGCTTATGGAATTATGAAGATACCAAGTGGGAGACCTGTTCGCATATTCAAGAACTTGCGCGTCTGTGAGGACTGCCACATGGCGATCAAACACATAGCGAAGATCGCGGGCAGATTGATCATCTTACGTGATACTAATCGTTTTCACTACTTTGAGGGAGGTGTATGTAATTGTGGAGACTATTGGTGA